Proteins from a genomic interval of Zingiber officinale cultivar Zhangliang chromosome 1B, Zo_v1.1, whole genome shotgun sequence:
- the LOC122049826 gene encoding probable protein phosphatase 2C 30 — protein MAEIFHGAVSCGAEASAMASCESGPLAAIGRRMERRKFASGTETLNLDEIETSRKRRRVDESGDADAEREENSESMTGGSIETPPVASPEESEKSDRCPRYGISEFCGRRREMEDAVSVRPDFLRRDDLTLGKHHFFGVFDGHGCSHVATLCRDRMHEFVAEDVMALGLNNALPHTVWKGTIERSFARMDAETANGDGVRPSPGCRCELQPPKSDHVGSTAVVAIVSRTHIVVANCGDSRAVLCRNGVPIPLSFDHKPDREDELLRIEAAGGRVIYWDGARVFGVLAMSRAIGDNCLKPFVIPDPEVTVTERDDGDECLILASDGLWDVLSNETACNIARMCLNGGGVRGEAAETDTASRSEDDDEELGDCGGVDAACSDAALLLTKLALARQSADNISVVVVDLRNKRKRETTANSQ, from the exons ATGGCTGAGATCTTCCATGGCGCTGTGAGCTGTGGCGCGGAGGCCTCGGCGATGGCTTCGTGCGAGTCTGGACCGCTGGCGGCGATTGGGCGGCGGATGGAGAGGCGCAAGTTCGCCTCTGGTACAGAAACTCTTAACTTGGATGAGATAGAAACCAGTAGGAAGCGGCGCAGGGTGGATGAATCCGGCGACGCCGATGCAGAGCGCGAGGAGAATTCCGAGTCGATGACCGGCGGAAGTATCGAGACTCCTCCAGTAGCGTCGCCGGAGGAATCGGAAAAGTCAGATAGGTGCCCTAGGTATGGGATATCGGAGTTCTGCGGGAGGAGGCGAGAGATGGAAGATGCGGTCTCTGTTCGTCCTGATTTCCTCCGGCGAGACGATCTGACCCTGGGAAAGCACCACTTTTTCGGAGTCTTTGATGGCCATGGTTGCTCTCAT GTGGCCACGCTATGCAGGGATCGGATGCATGAATTTGTGGCGGAGGATGTCATGGCGCTGGGGCTGAATAATGCCCTACCGCATACGGTATGGAAGGGGACAATTGAGAGGAGCTTCGCTCGGATGGATGCGGAGACAGCTAACGGGGACGGCGTACGCCCGAGCCCTGGCTGCCGGTGCGAGCTTCAGCCGCCTAAGTCGGACCATGTGGGATCCACTGCCGTGGTCGCCATTGTTAGCCGCACTCACATCGTCGTCGCCAACTGCGGCGACTCGCGCGCCGTTCTCTGTCGCAACGGCGTTCCCATTCCGCTCTCCTTCGATcacaag CCTGACCGAGAAGACGAACTCCTGCGGATTGAAGCGGCCGGGGGTCGGGTTATCTATTGGGATGGCGCCAGGGTGTTCGGTGTGCTTGCCATGTCTCGAGCTATAG GAGACAACTGCTTGAAGCCGTTCGTGATCCCAGACCCGGAGGTGACGGTAACGGAGCGTGATGACGGCGATGAGTGCCTGATCCTGGCGAGCGATGGGCTGTGGGACGTGTTGAGCAACGAGACTGCCTGCAACATCGCGAGGATGTGCCTTAATGGCGGCGGCGTTCGTGGCGAAGCCGCAGAGACGGACACCGCGAGCCGAAGTGAGGACGACGACGAAGAACTGGGCGATTGCGGCGGCGTCGACGCGGCGTGCTCGGATGCGGCGTTGCTGCTGACGAAGCTGGCCTTGGCGAGGCAGAGCGCCGACAATATCAGCGTAGTCGTCGTCGATCTTAGAAACAAGCGGAAGAGGGAGACGACGGCGAACTCCCAATAG
- the LOC122049842 gene encoding tropinone reductase homolog At5g06060-like, producing the protein MAINNNGNALAINDAQWSLAGKRAVVTGGTKGIGYAIVEELCKFGATVHTCARQEADLLECLRRWEAKGFKVTGSTCDVSSPEDREKLMAEVSSVFGGKLDILVNNAGTGFVKPMALITPEEYKFMMSTNVDSTFHLSQLAYPLLKASGGGAVVNNSSLAGSLGIDNLSIYGTTKAAVNQLTRNLACEWAKDNIRTNCVSPGSIRTPLLEPLLAMPEFKAKETYRIPLGRVGESEEVAQLVAFLCLPASRYITGQVIFIDGGKSINGNL; encoded by the exons ATGGCGATTAATAATAACGGGAACGCCTTGGCCATCAACGACGCCCAGTGGTCGCTCGCCGGGAAACGAGCGGTGGTCACCGGCGGCACTAAGGGAATTGG CTACGCCATCGTCGAAGAGCTGTGCAAGTTCGGGGCGACCGTGCACACCTGCGCGCGCCAGGAAGCGGATCTCCTCGAGTGCCTGCGCCGGTGGGAGGCGAAGGGGTTCAAGGTGACTGGATCCACGTGCGACGTCTCGTCGCCGGAGGACAGGGAGAAGCTCATGGCGGAAGTGAGCTCCGTGTTCGGTGGCAAACTCGATATCCTC GTTAACAACGCCGGCACGGGGTTCGTGAAGCCCATGGCACTGATAACGCCCGAGGAGTACAAGTTCATGATGAGCACCAACGTCGACTCTACCTTCCACCTGTCTCAGCTCGCCTACCCCCTTCTCAAGGCCTCCGGCGGCGGCGCCGTCGTCAACAACTCCTCGCTCGCCGGCTCGCTCGGCATCGACAACCTCTCCATCTACGGCACCACCAAAG CGGCGGTGAACCAGCTGACGAGGAACTTGGCCTGCGAATGGGCGAAGGACAACATCCGAACCAACTGCGTCTCACCTGGTTCGATCAGGACGCCACTCCTAGAGCCG CTACTGGCGATGCCGGAGTTCAAGGCGAAGGAAACGTATCGAATTCCGCTGGGCCGCGTGGGTGAGTCGGAAGAGGTGGCGCAGCTGGTGGCCTTTCTTTGCCTCCCTGCTTCCCGATACATCACCGGCCAAGTCATCTTCATCGACGGAGGCAAATCGATCAACGGTAACCTTTGA